The Methanocella arvoryzae MRE50 genome includes a region encoding these proteins:
- a CDS encoding thiamine pyrophosphate-dependent enzyme yields the protein MTREQQQQPGQGERAMESHSVSQPKGVNTTADIVADKLIDWGVEVIFGIVGDGINPLLEALRVRQDRIRFVAVRHEEAGAFMASGYAKYTGKLGACLATTGPGAVHLLNGLYDAAMDGAPVIAITGTTYSDVIGTQYTQDVDTMALMKDVAAYSVRITGPRHALAVVDVACQAALSRQGVAHLTIPVDVQMRPLQEDKSSTAYGPIRGAPTWTPPAGTPPAEQLDAAAELLNSGSKTMILAGRGALGARSEVEQVADLLGAPIAKALLGKAVVSDDHPYTTGGIGHLGTRPSQELMQECDTLLILGSNMPYADYYPKPGQARCVQIDRDTTRISRRYPAKIGLTGDVRRTLAELLPRLQRREDRSFLQSARQRMEEWRKALAEAGENRGMPLKPQYVMTKLSGLLADDALVSVDCGAHTVYFARHVQMRDTQKLALSGNLATMGPALPYAIAGKLAYPGRQSVAIIGDGSFTMLMGELATAVKYDLPIKVVLFKNDSLQMVRFEQQGIGNPDFGVELQPIDFAKYAEACGADAFRCATPDEVEPALMAALESPRPALVEAIVDPDEPIAMPGKTIGPSPT from the coding sequence TTGACGCGGGAACAGCAGCAACAGCCCGGCCAGGGCGAGAGGGCCATGGAGTCCCACAGTGTCAGCCAGCCGAAAGGCGTGAACACCACCGCCGACATTGTGGCAGACAAGCTGATCGACTGGGGCGTGGAAGTGATCTTCGGCATCGTGGGGGACGGGATCAATCCCCTGCTTGAGGCTTTGCGGGTGCGGCAGGACCGGATTCGCTTCGTCGCTGTCCGGCATGAGGAGGCGGGGGCGTTCATGGCCAGCGGCTACGCAAAGTACACCGGCAAGCTCGGCGCCTGCCTGGCCACGACCGGGCCCGGGGCGGTTCATCTGTTAAACGGCCTGTACGACGCCGCCATGGACGGGGCGCCCGTGATTGCAATTACCGGCACCACTTACTCCGACGTCATCGGCACCCAGTACACGCAGGACGTCGACACCATGGCGCTGATGAAGGACGTTGCGGCCTACAGCGTCAGGATCACAGGGCCCCGGCATGCGCTGGCCGTGGTGGACGTGGCCTGTCAGGCCGCCCTCTCCCGGCAGGGCGTGGCACATCTCACGATTCCCGTGGACGTCCAGATGCGGCCGCTGCAGGAGGATAAGTCATCCACTGCCTACGGCCCGATCCGGGGTGCCCCGACCTGGACGCCGCCGGCCGGCACACCCCCCGCAGAACAGCTGGACGCAGCGGCAGAGCTGCTGAACTCCGGATCTAAAACGATGATTCTAGCGGGCAGAGGTGCCCTCGGCGCCCGCTCGGAGGTGGAACAGGTGGCAGACCTCCTGGGCGCGCCGATAGCGAAAGCCCTGCTGGGAAAGGCCGTCGTCTCCGACGATCATCCCTATACCACCGGGGGCATCGGCCACCTCGGCACCCGCCCGTCACAGGAGCTGATGCAGGAGTGCGACACCCTGCTGATCCTCGGCAGCAACATGCCCTACGCCGACTACTATCCGAAACCCGGGCAGGCCCGGTGCGTCCAGATCGACAGAGACACCACCCGGATCAGCCGGCGGTACCCCGCGAAGATCGGCCTCACCGGAGACGTCAGGCGGACGCTGGCCGAACTGCTGCCCCGGTTACAAAGGCGGGAGGACCGATCTTTTCTGCAGTCGGCCCGGCAGCGGATGGAAGAGTGGAGAAAGGCGCTGGCGGAGGCCGGGGAGAACCGGGGCATGCCTCTGAAGCCCCAGTACGTGATGACGAAGCTGAGCGGTTTGCTGGCTGACGACGCCCTCGTCTCTGTCGACTGCGGCGCACACACAGTATACTTTGCCCGGCACGTGCAGATGCGGGATACCCAGAAGCTGGCCCTCTCGGGCAACCTGGCCACCATGGGCCCTGCGCTGCCCTACGCCATCGCGGGAAAGCTCGCCTACCCAGGCCGGCAGTCGGTGGCCATCATCGGAGACGGCAGCTTCACCATGCTGATGGGCGAGTTAGCCACGGCGGTAAAATATGACCTGCCGATCAAGGTAGTGCTCTTCAAGAACGACAGCCTCCAGATGGTCCGGTTCGAGCAGCAGGGGATCGGCAACCCGGACTTCGGCGTGGAACTACAGCCCATAGATTTCGCTAAATATGCGGAAGCCTGCGGAGCCGACGCCTTCAGATGTGCCACACCCGACGAGGTCGAGCCGGCGCTCATGGCAGCGCTGGAATCGCCCCGGCCAGCACTGGTTGAGGCGATTGTAGACCCCGACGAGCCGATCGCCATGCCTGGCAAGACCATCGGGCCCTCGCCGACCTGA
- a CDS encoding Sec-independent protein translocase subunit TatA/TatB: MAMLGTQELLLIFLAIVLLFGATKLPELARSMGRSMGEFKRGQQDIERELQAEKSALVAQPGADIALTRTQGMAKKMGIDIVGKTDDQLLAEIEKKLEKK, encoded by the coding sequence ATGGCAATGCTAGGTACCCAGGAATTACTCCTCATCTTTTTAGCCATCGTGCTGCTCTTCGGCGCGACCAAGCTCCCGGAGCTGGCCAGGTCCATGGGCCGGTCCATGGGAGAATTTAAGAGAGGCCAGCAAGACATCGAGCGGGAGCTACAGGCGGAAAAGAGCGCTCTGGTTGCTCAGCCCGGTGCGGACATCGCGCTGACCAGAACTCAGGGCATGGCCAAGAAGATGGGCATCGATATCGTCGGTAAGACAGATGACCAGCTTCTGGCTGAGATAGAGAAGAAGCTGGAGAAGAAGTAA
- a CDS encoding bifunctional hexulose-6-phosphate synthase/ribonuclease regulator: MRPILQVALDEIELRRAVEIAREAIAGGADYLEAGTPLIKSEGMNAVRTLKKEFRDHVIVADMKTMDTGAAEVEMAAKAGAGIVSILGASHDSTIEDALRSARKYGVKLAADLINVPDPVGRAVRLQEIGVDILGVHVGIDQQMVGQDPIEVLKAVREAVSIPIAAAGGLDARSAAAAASLGAEIVIVGGNIIRSKDVTGAARTVRQALDSMGPVEIVKKSLDEEIRELFMQVSTPNISDAMHRAPAMKDIKPMYEGIKIAGKAVTVQNFPGDWARPVEASDVAQPGEIIVINNFSKDVAPWGELASHGAMQKGIAGVVIDGAIRDIDEIRRIRFPSFASAIVPNAGDPKGFGEINAEIVCGGLTVRPGDWIIGDDNGVMVVPKERAYEVARRALEVKKNEDRVRVEIERGHTLAEVMDLYKWEKK; the protein is encoded by the coding sequence ATGAGACCGATCTTGCAGGTGGCTCTGGATGAAATTGAGCTGCGGAGGGCTGTCGAGATCGCCCGGGAGGCGATCGCCGGCGGCGCCGACTATCTGGAGGCGGGCACTCCGCTGATCAAGAGCGAGGGCATGAACGCGGTGCGCACGCTCAAAAAGGAGTTCCGGGACCACGTGATTGTGGCGGACATGAAGACCATGGATACTGGCGCAGCCGAAGTGGAGATGGCGGCGAAGGCAGGGGCGGGGATCGTCTCTATCCTGGGCGCCTCCCACGACTCGACCATCGAGGACGCGCTCCGGTCGGCCCGGAAGTACGGGGTGAAGCTCGCCGCTGATCTGATCAACGTGCCGGACCCTGTCGGACGGGCGGTGCGACTGCAGGAGATTGGGGTGGATATACTGGGCGTCCACGTGGGCATCGATCAGCAGATGGTCGGCCAGGACCCGATAGAGGTGCTGAAAGCGGTCCGGGAAGCTGTAAGCATTCCGATCGCTGCTGCGGGAGGGCTGGATGCCAGGTCTGCGGCTGCAGCGGCTTCCTTAGGTGCAGAAATTGTGATCGTCGGGGGCAACATCATCCGGTCGAAGGACGTGACCGGCGCTGCCCGGACGGTCCGTCAGGCTCTCGATAGTATGGGGCCTGTCGAGATCGTCAAGAAGTCGCTGGACGAGGAGATCCGGGAGCTGTTCATGCAGGTGTCTACTCCCAATATATCGGACGCCATGCACCGGGCCCCGGCCATGAAGGACATCAAGCCGATGTACGAGGGCATCAAGATTGCCGGAAAGGCCGTGACGGTGCAGAACTTCCCGGGTGACTGGGCCAGGCCGGTGGAAGCGTCTGACGTGGCGCAGCCGGGGGAGATCATCGTCATCAACAACTTTTCCAAAGACGTTGCTCCGTGGGGGGAATTAGCATCCCACGGCGCCATGCAGAAGGGCATCGCAGGCGTCGTGATCGATGGAGCAATCAGGGATATAGACGAGATCCGCCGGATCAGGTTCCCGTCGTTCGCGTCGGCCATCGTGCCCAATGCCGGCGACCCCAAGGGCTTCGGGGAGATCAACGCCGAGATCGTATGTGGCGGTTTAACGGTCAGGCCCGGGGACTGGATCATCGGCGACGATAACGGCGTCATGGTGGTCCCGAAAGAGAGGGCGTATGAGGTGGCCCGTCGCGCGCTGGAGGTCAAGAAGAACGAGGATCGGGTGCGGGTGGAGATCGAGAGAGGGCACACGCTCGCCGAGGTTATGGACCTGTACAAGTGGGAGAAGAAGTAA
- a CDS encoding DNA alkylation repair protein: MPSKRQNPEKLTCEDVVSLLRSFSDPAIIAGMPRYGIPTDHALGVSTTRINEIAGRIGTDHDLALMLWDTGIHEARMIAAIVDDPALVTGEQMDRWAADFYSWDMCDQCCMKLFDRTSIAYEKCFEWSLDEREFVKRAAFANMASLALYDKQAPDGQFRQFFPVIIRESTDGRNMVKKSVNWALRQIGKRNLALNAEAIAVGRELLKSDSSAARWIARDAVKELESEAVQQRLKKWMLKKF, translated from the coding sequence ATGCCCTCAAAGCGCCAGAACCCCGAAAAGCTGACCTGTGAAGATGTGGTCAGCCTGCTGCGCTCGTTCTCCGATCCTGCGATCATCGCGGGGATGCCCCGGTATGGCATTCCTACCGATCACGCGCTCGGAGTATCGACGACCCGCATCAACGAGATCGCCGGCAGGATCGGCACTGATCATGACCTCGCCCTCATGCTCTGGGACACCGGCATCCACGAGGCCCGGATGATTGCGGCCATCGTGGACGACCCGGCGCTGGTCACCGGCGAGCAGATGGACAGGTGGGCCGCCGATTTCTACTCGTGGGACATGTGTGACCAGTGCTGCATGAAATTGTTCGATCGGACCTCGATAGCCTATGAGAAGTGCTTCGAGTGGTCCCTGGACGAGCGGGAGTTCGTTAAGCGGGCTGCATTCGCTAATATGGCATCACTGGCACTGTACGACAAGCAGGCGCCAGACGGGCAGTTCAGGCAGTTCTTCCCTGTCATTATCAGAGAATCGACTGACGGCCGCAACATGGTCAAGAAATCGGTCAACTGGGCGCTGCGGCAGATCGGGAAGAGGAACCTGGCGCTGAACGCAGAAGCCATCGCCGTGGGGAGAGAGCTGCTCAAATCAGACAGCTCAGCCGCCCGGTGGATCGCCCGGGACGCGGTGAAGGAACTGGAAAGTGAGGCAGTGCAGCAGCGGCTGAAGAAGTGGATGCTGAAGAAGTTCTGA
- a CDS encoding YncE family protein produces MTGVLSSIDKWRVSVVLMLVIACMLVISCQPALAESSGLSRESALPVLSPTATPTPVTPNPALSSGVMPRATVDPAIISNAINSYHTSSPLLYVVGNNTVSVIEVDTNKVIDVIYFSPDIVLADAAVNADYTRLYVLYYNNTEWGASPEYEYMHSAPDYYIDTIDLSDKQVVASTRQKGNGRYALYGDPVEMLLSKDGKYLYVTFVHYGVGHPESWLYRYDTAANAYTAAVHDLNADSSLVWVTDMELGDDGYLYIADRQGHTVYRITEPALDKFYRYFLWDYHSKEKLLWGLDVNSKTGRIFIADTDNYHETLKSVTIVDMDAFDWYIWAGISSFETTSSPSLVTLSPGGGVLYVLEPTAKMVEAFSAPAYKTAGSYSTGNLPADIALSPDGSRLYVSNTGDNTVTAIDLTTGTPFAGSPIKAGNLPTGLVMGVQPQGNISVNNSELRSRISANLKANARLVNVLPNITGNASNGSMSGGMVLIDPDRGTFTRVVLTDMTPQANASDIGPASTVTPTPGATLQADNKTGPENQQQATSATTMATPAGSATAPGASAAPGFGWIVAISGITVVALISLRRS; encoded by the coding sequence ATGACCGGGGTTCTTAGTAGCATCGATAAGTGGCGCGTATCAGTAGTGCTCATGCTTGTCATCGCATGCATGCTTGTTATTTCATGTCAGCCAGCGCTGGCTGAATCCAGTGGCCTTTCCAGGGAATCTGCTCTCCCGGTGCTGAGTCCGACTGCGACTCCCACGCCAGTCACGCCTAATCCTGCCCTGTCTTCAGGCGTGATGCCCCGGGCTACAGTGGACCCGGCTATCATTAGCAACGCGATCAACTCGTACCATACCAGCTCGCCTCTGTTGTATGTAGTGGGCAATAACACCGTTTCCGTCATCGAAGTCGACACAAACAAGGTTATCGACGTCATCTATTTCAGCCCGGACATCGTGCTGGCGGACGCCGCGGTGAACGCAGACTACACGAGGCTATATGTCCTGTACTATAATAACACGGAATGGGGGGCCAGCCCGGAATACGAGTACATGCACTCAGCACCTGATTACTACATCGATACTATCGACCTCTCGGATAAGCAGGTCGTCGCTTCTACGAGGCAGAAAGGTAACGGCCGGTATGCTCTCTATGGTGATCCGGTCGAGATGCTGCTGTCTAAAGACGGCAAATACCTGTACGTGACGTTCGTCCACTACGGGGTCGGCCATCCCGAAAGCTGGCTTTACAGGTACGACACAGCTGCTAACGCGTATACCGCTGCAGTCCATGACCTCAATGCGGACAGCAGCCTCGTCTGGGTCACCGACATGGAGCTGGGCGACGACGGGTACCTGTACATAGCGGACCGGCAGGGGCACACAGTCTATCGCATTACGGAGCCTGCCCTGGACAAATTTTACCGGTACTTCCTCTGGGACTATCACTCGAAGGAAAAGCTGCTCTGGGGCCTTGACGTGAACTCTAAGACCGGGCGCATCTTCATCGCGGATACAGACAACTATCATGAGACGCTGAAGTCAGTCACCATCGTCGACATGGACGCTTTCGACTGGTACATCTGGGCCGGCATCTCGTCCTTTGAGACGACCAGCTCCCCCAGCCTGGTGACGCTATCGCCTGGCGGGGGCGTGCTATACGTGCTCGAGCCGACCGCCAAAATGGTGGAGGCGTTCTCTGCGCCAGCTTACAAAACCGCAGGTAGCTACAGCACCGGCAACCTCCCGGCCGACATCGCGCTGAGCCCGGACGGCTCCCGGCTGTACGTGTCGAATACCGGCGACAATACTGTCACGGCCATCGATTTGACCACCGGCACCCCCTTTGCCGGGTCGCCGATCAAGGCCGGAAACCTCCCGACAGGGCTCGTGATGGGCGTGCAGCCGCAGGGTAACATCAGCGTCAACAACTCCGAGCTGCGCTCCCGCATCTCGGCCAATCTCAAAGCTAACGCCCGGCTGGTTAACGTGCTGCCGAACATCACTGGCAACGCCAGTAACGGTAGTATGAGCGGGGGCATGGTGCTAATCGACCCAGACAGGGGGACGTTTACCAGAGTCGTCCTCACGGATATGACCCCGCAGGCCAATGCCTCTGACATAGGGCCAGCGTCGACCGTTACCCCGACGCCCGGAGCCACTCTTCAGGCGGATAACAAGACCGGCCCGGAAAACCAGCAGCAGGCCACCTCTGCCACAACGATGGCAACACCTGCCGGATCGGCAACGGCCCCCGGAGCTTCGGCGGCGCCGGGGTTCGGGTGGATCGTGGCGATATCCGGGATCACAGTAGTGGCGCTTATCAGCCTTCGAAGAAGCTAA
- a CDS encoding HEAT repeat domain-containing protein, producing the protein MSGFFQKILGTDTAGTVKKIQYYGNAKTQEGIPKLIQYMSDESVEIRRAASRALEHHWMTGRNDAIAVLTRALGDADMEVRKNSSLALGEFLSKAAVSAEEPRAARQALIRLLQGEKEAEVIKSTILGLGYLQDGSLITPMADALRAKDKKIISQAIDTIGNLPPTEVRLEMKKALRSII; encoded by the coding sequence ATGTCAGGCTTTTTTCAGAAGATACTCGGGACAGATACGGCAGGCACAGTGAAAAAGATTCAGTACTACGGCAACGCTAAAACCCAGGAAGGGATACCGAAGCTTATCCAGTACATGAGCGACGAAAGCGTCGAAATCCGGAGGGCGGCATCCCGGGCGCTGGAGCACCACTGGATGACGGGCAGAAACGATGCCATAGCGGTCCTGACCAGGGCCCTGGGCGATGCAGACATGGAAGTACGCAAGAATTCCTCGCTGGCGCTCGGGGAGTTTCTCTCAAAGGCGGCTGTGTCTGCCGAAGAGCCCCGGGCGGCCAGGCAGGCGTTGATCAGGTTGCTGCAAGGCGAAAAAGAGGCCGAAGTCATTAAGAGCACAATACTCGGCCTGGGCTACCTTCAGGACGGCAGCCTGATTACCCCGATGGCAGACGCGCTGAGGGCTAAGGACAAGAAGATCATCTCTCAGGCCATCGATACGATCGGCAACCTGCCCCCGACAGAGGTCAGGCTGGAGATGAAAAAGGCGCTCCGTTCGATAATATAA
- a CDS encoding winged helix DNA-binding domain-containing protein, protein MTGRVLTSDLMPVTRAQALAFRLSGHNLARRLPPGSLLAAAGACGIQDSPPGSAALSLHARVAGFSPDDLDRALRVDKTLVQTMSLRGAPYMFPVEDAAVFTTGLLPDDEKALRHFIQGVKPALEHIGIGAAEVADLTAAALCEVLDGRELTKDQMGAEVAGKVLERLSPPQRQAWQEESWYAKGQSLGESVVRFAFYAIALRGTFCYAPRHDNEATFIRTDQWLGAPLPGVDSGRAAAELVRRYLHCYGPSTAKDYAGWAGISPAQAARAWGHVKDELAEVKFEGGRAWLLRDDCAGIAGLPEPEGVRLLPPHDPYLQMRDRTTLVPDKALHKHIWRATGNPGVVLAGRQFAGTWRSRKKGKLLTLAVELSGPVSRVTREEIEKEAALLARYKKCDGAVVEWAAWRASISE, encoded by the coding sequence ATGACCGGACGCGTGCTGACCTCTGATCTAATGCCCGTAACCCGGGCTCAGGCCCTCGCTTTTCGCCTCTCGGGCCACAATCTTGCGAGGAGGCTCCCGCCCGGCTCACTGCTGGCTGCTGCGGGCGCCTGCGGTATTCAGGACAGCCCGCCGGGCTCGGCGGCGCTGTCGCTGCACGCCCGGGTGGCCGGCTTTTCGCCTGACGATCTGGACAGGGCCCTCAGAGTAGATAAGACGCTGGTGCAGACGATGAGCCTGCGGGGGGCGCCATACATGTTCCCGGTCGAGGATGCGGCTGTGTTTACTACTGGACTGCTGCCCGACGACGAGAAGGCCCTCAGGCATTTCATCCAGGGGGTGAAGCCGGCGCTGGAGCACATCGGCATCGGCGCCGCTGAGGTGGCAGACCTTACAGCCGCCGCCCTGTGTGAGGTCCTCGACGGCAGAGAGCTGACCAAGGACCAGATGGGCGCGGAAGTGGCGGGAAAAGTGCTGGAGAGGCTGTCTCCACCCCAGCGACAGGCATGGCAGGAGGAATCGTGGTACGCCAAAGGCCAGAGCCTGGGAGAATCAGTCGTCCGGTTCGCCTTTTACGCCATCGCCCTCCGGGGCACTTTCTGCTATGCGCCCCGGCATGACAACGAGGCAACATTCATCCGCACCGACCAGTGGCTGGGAGCGCCGCTGCCCGGCGTAGACAGCGGCCGTGCGGCTGCAGAACTGGTCAGGCGCTACCTGCACTGCTACGGCCCGTCGACTGCTAAAGACTATGCCGGGTGGGCGGGGATCTCGCCAGCGCAGGCAGCGAGAGCGTGGGGACACGTGAAGGATGAGCTTGCAGAGGTCAAGTTCGAGGGCGGGAGAGCCTGGCTGCTCCGGGATGACTGCGCTGGCATCGCCGGCCTCCCGGAGCCGGAAGGCGTCCGCCTGCTGCCCCCGCACGACCCTTACCTGCAGATGCGGGACAGGACGACGCTTGTCCCTGACAAGGCGCTACACAAGCACATATGGAGAGCCACAGGCAACCCGGGCGTCGTTTTGGCCGGCAGACAGTTCGCAGGGACCTGGCGGAGCCGGAAGAAAGGCAAACTGCTCACTCTGGCCGTTGAATTGTCCGGGCCAGTTTCGAGAGTGACCCGGGAAGAGATCGAGAAAGAAGCTGCTCTCCTGGCCCGGTATAAAAAATGCGACGGGGCTGTTGTCGAGTGGGCCGCATGGCGGGCATCGATTTCCGAATAG
- a CDS encoding GNAT family N-acetyltransferase: MIDIRFSSITECPELHDKIAGWLWSFWGNSSNYPFYRSLVANARDDDFPLVYMAFIGDIPVGTVALWRADLLSRQDLFPWLADLFVPPEHRSKGIGTALQNYAVEKAKEFGYPALYLYTPLEGYYEKSGWEYVCDEVDKEGEKVRVYKKATGCHCGRDAQR, encoded by the coding sequence ATGATCGATATCCGCTTCTCCAGTATCACCGAATGCCCTGAGCTGCACGACAAAATCGCCGGCTGGCTCTGGAGCTTCTGGGGCAATTCATCCAATTACCCGTTCTACCGCAGCCTTGTGGCGAACGCACGGGACGACGATTTCCCGCTGGTCTACATGGCCTTTATCGGCGACATCCCCGTCGGCACCGTGGCTTTGTGGCGGGCGGACCTGCTCTCGAGGCAGGATCTCTTCCCGTGGCTGGCGGATCTCTTTGTGCCCCCGGAGCACAGGTCGAAAGGCATCGGCACGGCGTTGCAGAATTATGCTGTCGAGAAAGCAAAGGAATTCGGCTATCCTGCCCTGTACTTGTATACTCCTTTAGAGGGCTATTATGAGAAGAGTGGCTGGGAGTACGTGTGTGATGAGGTCGATAAAGAGGGGGAGAAAGTGCGGGTGTATAAAAAAGCTACAGGCTGCCATTGCGGCCGGGACGCACAGCGTTAA
- a CDS encoding CPBP family intramembrane glutamic endopeptidase yields the protein MTIKAVDVARILFFYLIIGSIVLFSPLGPVPSYLLIIVLSLTFMLVSGIELRRGNPIVGIVTAAVAMAAVFLIILAAGGFSIDGLRPGFANALLWGAVLQLFVATGEELSFRHYLFADLDRLAGRKTAAIISSMGFAAMHLPSLYFLHAGMIEAGIALATIFIASIVMTMLFIKAGLLAAIGYHFTWNFLQYHVFSFSHMDAALEITKTGSDLVNGGTFGPEASVPGLIVVAATLAAVWYYYSWKERRAEHNEDSNQSS from the coding sequence GTGACGATAAAAGCGGTCGATGTCGCCAGGATCCTGTTTTTCTACCTGATCATCGGCTCCATCGTCCTCTTCTCCCCCCTCGGGCCAGTACCATCGTATTTGCTCATCATCGTGCTGTCCCTGACCTTCATGCTCGTCTCCGGGATCGAGCTCAGGAGGGGCAACCCGATCGTGGGCATTGTGACTGCCGCAGTGGCCATGGCTGCAGTATTCCTGATCATCCTCGCCGCCGGCGGATTTTCCATCGACGGCCTTCGGCCCGGCTTCGCAAACGCCCTGCTGTGGGGCGCAGTACTGCAGTTGTTCGTCGCCACCGGAGAAGAGCTCTCTTTCCGACACTACCTCTTCGCCGACCTGGACAGGCTGGCGGGCAGAAAAACTGCTGCCATAATCTCTTCCATGGGCTTTGCGGCCATGCATCTGCCCTCGCTGTACTTCCTGCACGCAGGCATGATCGAGGCAGGCATAGCGCTGGCCACGATATTTATCGCCAGCATCGTGATGACCATGCTGTTCATCAAAGCGGGGCTGCTCGCCGCCATCGGCTACCACTTCACCTGGAATTTTTTACAGTACCACGTCTTCAGCTTCAGCCACATGGACGCCGCCCTGGAGATCACCAAAACCGGGAGCGATTTAGTTAACGGCGGCACCTTCGGGCCCGAGGCATCCGTACCCGGGCTCATCGTCGTTGCTGCAACCCTCGCTGCGGTGTGGTATTATTATTCGTGGAAAGAACGCCGGGCAGAGCACAACGAGGATAGTAATCAGTCCTCATGA